The Leptolyngbya sp. CCY15150 genome contains a region encoding:
- the ilvB gene encoding biosynthetic-type acetolactate synthase large subunit, which yields MHSNSTATKSALSSTVSSPTSTSSSSVRVTGAFALIDSLRRHGVKHIFGYPGGAILPIYDELYRAEEAGGIQHILVRHEQGASHAADGYARATGQVGVCFGTSGPGATNLVTGIATAQMDSIPMVVVTGQVSRAAIGTDAFQETDIFGITLPIVKHSYVVRNPADMGRIVAEAFYIAATGRPGPVLIDVPKDVGLEEFDYVPVEPGHVNLPGYRPTVKGNPRQFNQALSLIRQAKKPLLYVGGGAIAASAHGEIRTLAERYGIPVTTTLMGKGAFDEHHPLSVGMLGMHGTAYANFAVSECDLLIAVGARFDDRVTGKLDEFASRAKVIHVDIDPAEVGKNRIPDVPIVGDVRQVLSGLLQRDLDSHIQPEAAQTQAWLDRINQWRHDYPLQVPHYADQLSPQEVIVELSRQAPDAYYTTDVGQHQMWSAQFLKNGPRRWISSAGLGTMGYGLPAAMGAKMALPDEQVICISGDASFQMNLQELATLAQYRIAAKTVIINNGWQGMVRQWQQTFYGERYSSSNMQPGMPDFVKLAEAFGVKGMVVNTREELAEAIAIMLEHDGPVLMDVRVCRDENCYPMVAPGKSNDQMLGLPIPAGSAAAPTTAVCSSCGHANEPTHRFCSECGTKL from the coding sequence ATGCATTCCAACAGCACTGCAACCAAAAGCGCCCTTTCATCCACCGTATCGAGCCCGACGTCCACTTCTTCGTCGTCGGTACGGGTCACCGGAGCCTTTGCTCTCATCGATAGCCTACGCCGTCATGGGGTCAAGCATATTTTTGGCTATCCCGGAGGGGCCATTCTGCCTATTTACGATGAACTCTATCGGGCTGAGGAAGCCGGCGGTATCCAGCATATTTTGGTGCGCCATGAGCAAGGTGCGTCCCACGCGGCCGATGGCTATGCTCGGGCGACCGGGCAGGTAGGCGTTTGCTTCGGTACCTCCGGCCCCGGCGCAACGAACCTCGTCACCGGTATTGCTACAGCCCAGATGGACTCGATTCCCATGGTGGTGGTCACCGGGCAGGTGTCTCGGGCTGCGATCGGTACCGATGCGTTTCAGGAAACCGACATTTTTGGCATTACCCTGCCGATCGTCAAGCATTCCTACGTGGTGCGCAATCCGGCAGACATGGGCCGGATTGTGGCGGAAGCCTTTTACATTGCCGCGACGGGGCGGCCGGGGCCGGTGTTGATTGATGTGCCTAAGGATGTGGGACTGGAGGAATTTGACTATGTGCCGGTGGAGCCGGGGCATGTGAACTTGCCGGGCTATCGGCCGACGGTGAAGGGCAATCCGCGCCAGTTTAACCAAGCGCTCAGCCTGATCCGTCAAGCTAAGAAGCCTTTGCTGTATGTGGGGGGAGGGGCGATCGCTGCCTCGGCCCATGGAGAAATTCGTACCTTAGCCGAGCGCTACGGTATTCCCGTCACCACAACCTTGATGGGCAAGGGCGCTTTTGATGAACACCATCCCCTTTCCGTGGGTATGTTGGGGATGCATGGCACCGCCTATGCCAACTTTGCGGTGAGTGAATGTGACCTGCTGATTGCGGTGGGAGCCCGGTTTGATGACCGAGTTACCGGCAAGCTTGATGAGTTTGCCTCTCGGGCGAAGGTCATCCATGTGGACATTGATCCGGCGGAAGTGGGTAAGAATCGCATTCCGGATGTGCCTATCGTGGGCGATGTGCGTCAGGTCTTGAGTGGCCTGTTGCAGCGCGATCTCGACTCCCACATTCAGCCTGAGGCTGCCCAAACCCAAGCCTGGCTAGACCGCATTAACCAATGGCGGCATGACTATCCGCTACAGGTGCCTCACTATGCCGATCAACTGTCGCCCCAAGAGGTGATTGTGGAACTCAGCCGTCAGGCTCCCGATGCCTACTACACCACTGATGTGGGACAGCACCAAATGTGGTCGGCCCAGTTCCTCAAGAATGGCCCGCGTCGTTGGATTTCCAGTGCTGGGCTAGGCACCATGGGCTATGGTCTGCCAGCAGCGATGGGCGCGAAGATGGCGTTGCCCGATGAGCAGGTGATCTGTATCAGCGGTGATGCCAGCTTCCAGATGAACCTGCAGGAGCTAGCGACCTTGGCGCAGTATCGCATTGCTGCAAAAACCGTGATTATTAACAACGGCTGGCAGGGGATGGTGCGTCAGTGGCAGCAAACCTTCTACGGCGAGCGCTATTCGTCGTCGAATATGCAGCCGGGTATGCCCGATTTTGTGAAGCTGGCGGAAGCGTTTGGGGTTAAGGGTATGGTCGTGAATACCCGCGAAGAACTGGCGGAGGCGATCGCTATCATGCTGGAGCATGACGGCCCGGTGCTGATGGATGTGCGGGTTTGCCGTGATGAAAACTGCTATCCCATGGTGGCTCCCGGTAAGAGCAATGATCAAATGCTGGGGTTACCTATTCCGGCGGGATCTGCGGCGGCACCTACGACGGCTGTTTGTTCGAGCTGTGGTCATGCGAATGAGCCTACCCATCGCTTCTGTTCGGAGTGTGGCACGAAGCTTTAA